The sequence below is a genomic window from Nostoc flagelliforme CCNUN1.
TATTTATCTCTTTAGGAAAGTGCGCTTCTAATTCATCCTTGCTCATTTCAAAGCTTTCATTTGCGTTCATCATCTCACTGGCATTAGGTATGGTGACTTTGAAATTACCACTCATTTTCTTGACCCTCCAAATTGCTGTCTCAACCGCTCCAGCAGCGCCGCCCCCTCGCCATAGCGCTTGCCAGTGAAGCCAAGCACCTCAGTCACGATCGCACTATCACTTTTTCCACCTCCCAAGCGTTGAATTAACCGCCAAAGTACCCGGTCGTTTTCCGAACAATTTTCTTCCAAATCGGCTCCTGAAGCGGATTTGAGGTCATTTTCAGGCGAATTTTGGGGGCTGATCGCGTTGTTGGCAGATGGTTGGACTATGGTCGAACCACCGCGAACTGTTGCGGCTTTCATCTCCCTGTATGGCGGGAGCTTGAGCGGCTGATCGTCGAGTAAACAGTGTGACTGGTCAGCTTTTAACCAGTTGATAAGCTGTTCATTTTTTAAAGATTTGGCGTGGGCTATCGCCTTTTTACCCAGGCGAATACGGTAGAAAGCATCGGCTAAATCGCTCTTTCCCTCCAGTCCCCAGGCGGCAACCCGGTCATACTGCGAGAGTAAGATTGTGAACCGCCGGGCTTTACGACCTCTACGCGCGTGACGTTCTAGCCATTCGCCGGAACTACCTACTTTTGAAACCAGTTCGGGGTACTCCTCAACGATGATCACGCGCTCGGTGTCAGCCAAAGCAGCATCACCGCGTTCGTTGCGGATCTTCATTTGGTTGCTCAAATCCTCCAAGTCCTCAAGCATTCCTCGGTCAATTGCCACCCAGTTTTCGCCGCGACCAATGACCAATAAGCCTGACCAATCGGTTGGAGTCCCTTCACACTCGTAAACTTTTACCGCGCCGCCTATGGTGTAAGCGAGGTATTGGGCCAGCGTCGATTTGCCGGTTCCCATTTCGCCGATGATCATCACCTGTTTACCCTCAATGGCGGCGATGATATCGGTGATGATTTCCAGTGGTTCCTCAACCACTGCGGCGCTGGCTTCAATAACTTGGTTCATGGGAGTTCCGGCATAGGGGAGAGCATCATATACTTTGAGCAAGCGTTTAACCCCCGATTCAAACCCGTCACACAGCCAAATACCGATTTTTAGAGTAGCGCGAGTTGCATTCACAGAGAATAATGACGCTGAAAACATCACTCTCCCTACTCCCCAAGCACAGTAACGCAGTAACGTTTTACTGTCTGGCAAGTGCATCTCTACCCAGGTATGTGCGTTGGCAGTCCTGGGAGGGGAAGCAACTTTGATGTCTATTAGGTCATTTCCCATACTGCACCTCAATTTTTAAGTAAAAAGGGTGTTGGGTTTGCTCTTTACAAAGTGCAATGATGCCGATGATTATCGCTGCTAGGGTGAGGATAAGAATAGAAACTTGGTTCATCCGCCGATCCTTTTGTACATAAAGGTATTCGACGCAAAACCTTCACCGGCTACTAGCTCGGATTCTGGGGTGTCAGCGATGATTTCAGCCCAACCTGTTTTGTCGTTGTTGCGAATGTTGCTTTCTGCGATCGCGCCCAATCCAGGACGCGCCTTTTCAAACTCGTCAACTACTTTCTGTTCTTTGGGTGTTAGTGGTTTCATGGTAAATTTTGGATAGGTAAGGACAACTGTCTTTAAAACAAGCTCTAGGGCGAACTAGGGCTTGTTTTGGCTTTTGGGTGATTGGACAAGGAAACTCGAAAGCAGCGACCGCCGCCAACCATCATCACTTCGCGGTCAGCGAGGCGGACGGCTTTAGAGCGACTGACTTTCATCAGAGGAAATGAACCATCCGGCGAAAGACTGAACATTTCGTAATTTTTCAGAGAGTCCCATTCGACGGCTGTCCTGTCAGCTAGTCCCAAATACTCAACTTGATTCATGTCTGCGGCAGAGCCGGCGCTGGGCAAAGATGGCAAGTATCGCCTTGCTCTCTCTCTTTTGGGTTTTACCTCGGTCTTGTCCTCAGTCTTTGCTGTTTTATTGCCATTACTAGTGGCTTCTAGTGCTTCCATAGTCCTTGCATACTAGGGTCATAGTGCCGCTTATGCGGTATTTAAGTCCTTGCATACTAGGGTCATAGTGCCGCTTATGCGGTATTTAAGTCCCTGCATACTAGGGTTATAGTGCCGCTTATACGGCATTTAAGTCCTTGTACAGTGGTCTTTTACTACTGCGATCGCGCCGCAGTAATTTTGCTAAAAGGCTTGCTGCTATTGGATTTTAACGTTTTAAGCTTGGGTTTTACCTCCGTTGTTCTTGGGTTTTAAGTCAGTTTTAGGGTGTTTCCGCGCAAGGTGGCGCGGGTGCTTTCTCCGGTCGCAACGCAAAGGGTTAGGCGTTGGGGAGTGCAACATAATGGATTTTTGGATTTCTATTATTGCTACAATATCGCATATCCAGATATACTAGTCAATATTGGATTTCTGGATATGCAATAATTGAGGGGTTCATTAATATGACAATAAAAAATGGCAAGCAGAGGCCGTCCGAAGTCAGGCAGAGATGTGAAGGGAGTGAGTTTGAAGGTGAACCCAGAAGCCTGGGAACTTTTTCAGGATTTAGCGGAGAGTCTGGGACTTACTCGTTCTCAGTTGCTAGAGAAAATTGCGACCAACCAAATACCGCTATCTCAAGAAAGTGGTCAATTAGCGAAATCTCTGGGAAACTCATTGGCCAGCTAATTGATGAGACTGAGAAACAGCTGGCATATTACGAGCAGCAGGCTGAAATCTTAAGAGAAAGACTTGAAGAGTTAAAGCAGATTCCTGAAAGTCTTAAGGAAATAAGCCATAAAGAATAAAGCCGTTTACCTGTTGGGGTAGACGGCTTTATTCGTGGCGTATCGCCTCACTTCAGATCGGAGTGCGATCGCCACGATTTTCCGAGCAAAGACAATGACCAAAGAACCAACCTATCCAAACTTCCGTGACCTGATGAACAACGACAGATACCGAAATGCAGCGATTGGGCTGGACAGTTGACCAGGGTAGAGAGCATTTGCAGAAGTTTTATGGGGTGCGATCGCGACTCCAGTTGACTGAGGATGAGTTAGATAACTTTCTCCTTTATCTGCAACTTTCGGACTGATTAAATTGCTAACAATGTCTCAATAGAAACTAGGCAATTTGTCACACGCAAAAAAAAAACTCACCAACTTGGAGGTTGGTGAATAAAACCAAATAAAACATCAGTAAAAAATGAACAAATACTTAGAAACGTTAATCGGTAAAATATCCGTTATTTTCCCATATTCTACCACATCAAATAACTCAAAACTC
It includes:
- a CDS encoding ATP-binding protein gives rise to the protein MRCSMGNDLIDIKVASPPRTANAHTWVEMHLPDSKTLLRYCAWGVGRVMFSASLFSVNATRATLKIGIWLCDGFESGVKRLLKVYDALPYAGTPMNQVIEASAAVVEEPLEIITDIIAAIEGKQVMIIGEMGTGKSTLAQYLAYTIGGAVKVYECEGTPTDWSGLLVIGRGENWVAIDRGMLEDLEDLSNQMKIRNERGDAALADTERVIIVEEYPELVSKVGSSGEWLERHARRGRKARRFTILLSQYDRVAAWGLEGKSDLADAFYRIRLGKKAIAHAKSLKNEQLINWLKADQSHCLLDDQPLKLPPYREMKAATVRGGSTIVQPSANNAISPQNSPENDLKSASGADLEENCSENDRVLWRLIQRLGGGKSDSAIVTEVLGFTGKRYGEGAALLERLRQQFGGSRK